One window of the Labeo rohita strain BAU-BD-2019 chromosome 9, IGBB_LRoh.1.0, whole genome shotgun sequence genome contains the following:
- the LOC127171051 gene encoding gastrula zinc finger protein XlCGF8.2DB, which yields MRDPEHCRMKHTEEQRGLVDENEEVNKVEKERSFTCRQCGKSFTRKGSLNIHMRIHTGERPFACGQCGNGFKRKHHLEVHMRIHTGEKSFTCDQCGKSFTQYANLKIHMNVHTGEKPFTCDECGTSFSQHVHLKIHMNVHTGEKTFTCDQCGKSFAQKGTLKGHMTIHTGEKLHGCDQCGKIFLLASALKIHIKLPSKEKPHSCPSCGKRFSLLQYLKIHQQIHTGLRNHVCFECDKTFTKAQYLHRHQKIHTGKKPYMCSHCDIRFTDSRDLKRHEMIHTGEKPYMCSHCYKRFSRSAHLKAHERIHTGEKPFRCSACGKSFTHSSTLHYHAKTHVK from the exons ATGAGAGATCCAGAACACTGCAGAATGAAACACACTGAAGAACAAAGAG GCCTGGTGGATGAGAATGAAGAAGTGAATAAAGTGGAGAAAGAAAGATCTTTCACTTGCcgtcagtgtggaaagagtttcacacGGAAAGGGAGTCTCAATATTCAcatgaggatccacactggagagagacCGTTCGCATGTGGTCAGTGTGGAAACGGCTTCAAGCGAAAACATCACCTTGAGGTTCACATGAGGATCCACACCGGAGAGAAATCGttcacatgtgatcagtgtgggaagagttttaCTCAATATGCTAACCTTAAGATACACATGAACgtccacactggagaaaaaccgtTCACATGTGATGAGTGTGGAACGAGTTTTAGTCAACATGTTCACCTTAAGATACACATGAATgtccacactggagaaaaaacgttcacatgtgatcagtgtggaaagagttttgcaCAGAAAGGAACCCTTAAGGGCCACATGAccatccacactggagagaaactgCATGGATGTGATCAATGtggcaaaatatttttgttggctTCCGCCCTGAAGATTCACATAAAACTTCCTTCAAAGGAAAAACCACATTCATGTCCCTCATGTGGAAAGAGATTTTCACttcttcaatatttaaaaatacatcagCAAATACATACTGGGCTAAGGAATCACGTGTGCTTTGAGTGTGACAAGACCTTTACTAAAGCTCAATATTTGCATCGGCACCAGAAAATCCACACTGGAAAGAAACCTTACATGTGTTCACACTGCGACATAAGATTTACTGATTCAAGAGACCTGAAAAGACATGAGatgattcacactggagaaaaaccttacaTGTGTTCACACTGTTACAAGAGATTCAGTCGTTCAGCACATCTGAAAGCACatgagaggatccacactggagagaaaccgtttCGCTGCAGTGcatgtgggaagagtttcactCATTCATCTACTCTACACTATCATGCCAAAACTCACGTTAAGTAG